Sequence from the Coturnix japonica isolate 7356 unplaced genomic scaffold, Coturnix japonica 2.1 chrUnrandom611, whole genome shotgun sequence genome:
tctttcaaaaataatgcttttcattCCTGAGAATAGTATGTTCTAAACAACATATGGTTTTTAATTCCCAAAAGAAGATATTCTCTCATTCTCCCACTGGAAAAGCTATCATTGAGTACGTTtatcaaacactgaaatcatttattattaaacaaataaGGGGGAGTATGGGGGACACACTACAAGAAAGATTGTGtaaggttttgcttgttttgcttgtgctgaattttttgaatCGTGTTCATACAGATACAGCTCATGTGGATCGTCATTTTGAGGCTTCCCCAGTGGAACATCCTATGGTTAATGTTTGGAATATGGCCACAGGACTTTGGGACTGTCCCCTACCACTGACAACTTGGGGTCGTGAATATGCTCGTATTTCCACTGGGACTGGCCCTGAGTGGGTTCCAGCATTATATGTTCGGTCTCATCTCAAGGCAGAAAATAGCTTCCAGCCTTTATAATAACTAGAATTGTGTATTCCTTACTTAGTGGTATTGCTTTGAAACTTGCTGTGTTACAGATAATATTAGTAATAGTTTGACATAGTGTGTGGTTTTTCATGTTACCAATGCAGTCTCAAGAATTAGAGTTTTAGGCATTAGCTAGAATGTTGtgtgtttcttccattttagCAATAGATCAAATGTGTATTAAACAGGGCTTGATGTAATCAGTGCTAAAATCTACAGGAATAgctcttttaatgttttagtatTGCTTGGTTATGATGTTATTAGCctattaattagcttttcttaatCTGCAAAGACAAAACTGGAAAGGAATCCCAGGCAAAGTGTTGACCCTGTATCGTAGAATGGATACCTCTCTTACATTCAACTAAttgggatttttaaaatatgaccATGTATCATGAGAGGAAGGCGCACGCTAACAGAACTCAATGGGATagttgatttcattttccaagcaggtgttccacttAAGCTCTGTATCACGCACTGGCCATGCGGATATGGAgtacaactggaagaaatattGACAGAATAATGCCACTAGTAACACTCTAGCACTTTTGTTCTCTAAAATTGGTTTTATTTGACATGCTACTTCATAAAGTTGCACAATCATTAATCAATTAGTAGCCCAAAGGCTTGGTTATGAGCATCCTAAAAGCATTTGCAGCACAAATTTTAGTGGTCATTAAAAATCAATGTATCAGAGTATAAGAAAGTTGAAAACTTTTCCTAACTAGTTACAGATTAACACAATGGGACCCTAATGGATTTATTTCCAGGTTGCAGAAACAGGTTGCAGTGCAAAcgtgtttgttctttttagtagGTTTAACGGTATTGTTGTTATGCTGTGTTTGACTTgtctcatttttcacttttagagTACTGTCAATCGAGGCCTTTATTGAGTTGTAACAGTTatgttattaatataaataGTGTTGTTATTCTATAGGCAGTAGCTTGGAATTGttgtaatacaagaagaattttacagagcagcagccatggatcaAGATAAGgagttcacagagcagcagctgcggagcaggataaacagcatgagaaccaatTGAACAAATGAACTGAATTGCTTGCAAAATATGATTGGTCAGTTGGTAAACCGAGCCTTTTTGGCCAACGTAGTTATCCAAAAAGAAAACGGGGGCAGTGCGGAGAGTTTTATTGACAACTGGCTAGCTGAGAAGGGTCACGTAGACACTGTGCAGCTGACCAAGCAGCCATGCCACCTGCAAGGACAACGAGAACAGCAGGATGTGTGATAATGAGAAGTTGGCCATGGTTTTGGGAACTCAGCAAGGGAGTAGCTATCAGGATGATAACTACAAGTTACAAAGATAGTTGGGGTGGTATGTAATTGGGAACCAATgatgagctctgcttttgcactACGTATGAGGTAATTATCTGCATTATAAATGTACACGTAGCCAAGCAATAAACGAGATTTGCTGATCACAGGTTAATAATTGGTCTGGTCGTTTGCATTTCTCCCGTCGACTCCCACACCTCCGCCATGACCCAGACAAGGTAGGGAGAGAGAAGAGCTAAGGAAAAGTctattttgaaagctttttagGCATCTTTTAATCTATTCGGTGAATCTGGTTCTATGTTTACATGAGCTCTTGGAGTGAGAAAACGGAAATTAGGtaggaaagaagtgaaataaatttttacTTATAAGatcaataacttttttttttttttttgtgggttgttATATCACACACAATCAAACATTCAAAGATGCataaaacataaagaacaaTCACAAGGAATCATGTGAGGAAGATGTGCACTTTATTGCAGCTGGAATAGTGTGTATTGCAACACATTCCTGAGAGCGTGCTTGATCtccctgttcctcatgctgtagatAATAGGGTTCAGTGTTGGAGGAACCACTGAGTACAGAAGTGCCACTGTCAGATCCAGGAGTGGGGAGGAAATGGAGGGGGGCTTCAGGTAGGCAAAAAAGCCAGTGATGAGAAACAGAGAGACCACGGCCAGGTGAGGAAGGCACGTCGAGAAGGATTTGTGCCttccctgctcagagggcatcctcagcacagccatgaagATCTGCACATAGGACAcaactatgaaaacaaagcacccaAAGAATAAACTGGAAccaaaaatgagaaacacaacTTCCCTGAGGTAGGAGGCTGAGCAGGTGAGCTTGAGGATCTGagggatttcacagaaaaactggttcACAACATTGccttggcagagaggcagtgaaaacgtactggcagtgtgcagcagggaataGAGAAGCACAgtgccccaggcagctgctgccatggtggcacaagctctgctgtccatcaAGGTCCCGTAGTGCAGGGGCTTGCAGATGGCAACGTAGCGGTCATAGGACATGATGGTGAGAAGGGAATACTCTgctgagaggaagaaggaaaagaaaaagagctgtgcagcacatccTGTGTAGGAGATGGCCCTGGTGTCCCAGAGGGCGTTGGTCAAGGCTTTGGGGAGAGTGGTGGAGATGCAGCCCAGGTCAAGGAGGGCCaggttgaggaggaagaagtacatgggGGTGTGCAGGCGGCGGTCGCAGGCTAcggctgtgctgatgaggccgttgcccaggagggcagccaggtAGATGCCCAGCAAGATCcagaagtgcaggagctgcagctgccgtGTGTCTGCCAacggcagcaggaggaactcgctgatggagctgctgttggacatctgtttttgttcttgggCTTGGAGTCCTGCTTAAAGTGCAGAAGATATTGATATGTCCAGACCATTTTCCCTTTAGAAAATTATCAAATCACATTCCAGCCTCCtggatattttcctctttactgCAGCTGCTCTTCGAGACCTCAGCCCTAGCAACTGTGTACTTCAATCAAGAAACCTGCCTGTTTGCAGGAGAAACCAACTATTAATGTCTGCAGAAAACAATGATAAATTAAACTGATTGTTTCCTTTTAgaaaggagaggctgaaagcaCAAACTGTGTGACTGttcacaaaaaaaccaaaccaaaccaaaccaaaacaaaacaaaacaaaacaaatcgATGGATTGATAAAATATTTGTGAGTTTAAGAGCTGTCTTAAATACAGACATCCCTTTATAGATTTCTGCCCCAAACCTCTTTCCttccatcagaagaggaaatggaaacCCCCAGCCTTGGCTCTCCTCTTGGAAAGGGCCCTAGGAAACATACTGttgtgcagtggagctgtgatcccccagcccaggcagcagctgtggcagcacaagccCTGCCAGGGGGCTCCTTCCCCCCACACGTCTCCCCGCAGCGCCCTGGGCAGCTCCCcgggcaggctgagtgctgagcctggcaggcGGCAGAGTCCCGTACccggcacacagcccctggggcacagcagggaccctgctctgcaggacagccctgggcacccgCCTGCAGCCccggctgcacagcctgcagccgtGCTGGGAAATGCAGCTCTCAGGGCTGAGCTCTGACGCTGCAGCACGGAAgccctcagctggagcagaagtCTTGTTCCACAgtaaagaaacatgcagtgcctgcagccagaTCTGCTATGGGATGTCCCCGATTTTTCCGATTCCAGGAAAAGAAGCTGCATTGCCTACTGCAAGACACTTACCATGCTGTGGTCTGTAAGCAATGCTCATGCAGTCAGCTCACAGCAGGCTCACACTGTGCGAACTCTGTAagctctctctcccttctcttctaTCCTCATGTCAACTGCTGCTCAaggcccagccctgctgtgctgtgcacaagagcTGCACCTGGGCACAGCTAAAACATTGCCCACTTTTATGAGCTCCCTGTATCTCaggagcccagcccagctcagtAACAGATTATGTCATTTTTATCCTTCCCACTCGTCTCCCCTGAGGTGTCCCAGGGTCCTCATGGCCAACAGCTcctgaaagacaacagcatcaCGACAGTACATTAAAATCTGTTGAATTTAACACCAGATTTCTAGTGATCAGTGACTAATTCCAGACATGCCCTGAGTCCTCCCAGAGAGCGTTTGCTCAAAGAGGGCACTCATACAGGAACaggatatcatagaatcacagaaccaccaaggttggaaaagacctaaaagatcatccagtccagctgttcacctatcaccaatagctcccactacTCCATggccctcaacacaacatccaatcattccttgaacGCTTCCAGGGTCAGTGAatccaccacccccctgggcagtccattccaggTCCCAAAGTTCAGGATGTGGCATTTGGTCTTGgtgaacctcatcccattggcttcagcccagctctccagcctgtccaggtcgCTCAGTGGGGCCTCACTAACttcaggcagatccacactcccagccaatttggtgtaGTCTGCAAACCTACACAGGATGCACGCAATGCCCAGATCATcaagaaagatattgaagagattctgtgatctccagagaaggagactcccCAAccccttgggcagcctgttccagtgctccgtcaccctcactgtaaagaagttcttgcacacatttgtgcagaatttcctatgctccagtttctgtccatttccccttgtcttgaatccacacactgctgaaaagagcctggtcTCTCCACTTTgaccccacacctcagatatgAGCACTGACATGAGATCAACCCCCTGCAACTTTCCCCTGCGAGCAGAGCATAGCAGAGCACAGACACAAGTTCTCCCCAATGTAATCATGTAGTGTTATCTTCTGCTCTTGCCAACAGAAGACGGCCAAATCTTTTCTCTTATGCTGCCAATCGGCTGGCATATCCAGAGTTCAAGGGCATTTGCCAAAGCTGTGGCACATAATCGTTCCTTACCCAATGATGACACTTTGGTATGCTCTGGGCTCGCATTTCAATTGGATCTAAATAGGTCTAGGGTCATACCAGTTGACGGGAAAGCTGGCAAATTTGTCTCATTGTaaggaagagcaagaaagatGACACAGGCAATTATggacctgtcagtctcacttcagACTGCCTGGTAAAATTATGAGAGATGAGTCGGTGGgaattatggaaaaaaacagctgaagggaCCAATGTCTAGGCATTGGTTCACAGGCCAAACACAGATTCCAAGGGGAATGTTCCTATTTAATTTCAGGTCGGTTTATGACACCTATATCCCATTTACTGAACAAGGGAAGCCAGCCTGATGGTTTATTCTTGAGCATATTCAGTagatttttttactgtttctcaCAGCCACCCTTCTTGGACGGAATGCTCTGCTACAgtagacagaaaacagaacatggTGAGACGTGAGCAGTTTGGCCAGTAGGTCAGGCCCAAAAGGATAATAGTCAGGGGGTTCCATAGCTTGGTAAGATAGTCACTATCAGGGTCCCCCAGGGCTCCATTTAGGCCACTTCTCTCTTCGTGTTTTGCAGATGTCTTGCATTCAGGACTAGAAGATGTTCTGAGCAACGTTTTGCGGTGATGACACAGTGAGGGAGCGTGCTGTTGCCTCCACTGAGGTGAACAGGACTTTCAGGAGAGATCCTGTGGACAAGTTCAGAGAAGTGGTACCTGTTGGTACAAGCACCGAAAGTAACATAACGGATAACAAGAAACAAAGTGCCTGAGTGTGCTATTCTGGGTAGGGGGCAGCCCTGGACATAGAACACAGGACTGATATGGGGACACTGGAGAGAGGTCTGACTGAAAAGATTGGGAGGCCTGGTCAGCCATCAAATGAACTGatcagcagtgtgcccaggcagccaggaaggccaacAGTTCCCCCTGGAGTGCATCAAGCAATTTATTGGCATTGAGGTGAGGGGCAAAGGATTGTACCCTCTCTGCTCTGCGTGCTGCAAGCATCGACATTGGAGCATGGAACTTCGCACTTCtaagcactgcagaacaaacGGACCGTTCAAAACTATGGAGGGTGTGGCACAGGAGGGCGCTGTGGAACTGGAGAGATCTGTTGATTCAGAGTTCATTGGGATTGAATGCTTGTTCAGACTGGGCCCTTCTCACATCCCACATCCTGCAATGTAACACAGGGCACATGTAGGACATGAACCTCAGAGCGACCTTGCACCCTATGCAGAGCCTGGGATCTTCTCTCCCCATGTCTCTCATTTAACATCATACAGAcctccatcccactgccccAGGAAGGGCCCTGAGGCAAGATGAGGGACAGGATCTCCCTGCCAAGGATCTGGGGATCAGGGCTTGGCGTTTATGCTTCATAAGACAAAGGAGGGGTTTCTCAGCATCAGGACCACCATGCCAGTGTCTTTCATTGCCTGTAGTCGTATCTTCCAATCATCTGCTCTAACAAGTCCCTCGGGAAGCTTGCTTGATAATGGCTCTCAGTGGGCCCATTAATACTCCAAGAAACTTCACTGTGACTTCTGACTTTGTCTTGATGAGCACTCTGTGCAAATTTCTCTCTGCACTGGAGGTCGATGGACTCAGCAGCAAATGCACCGTGGGGCCCATTGTAACCTAAAGAGCCTCCTGAGCATTGTGCCTTCCTGTTAtcttcttcaggttttcagaactTGTTCAGCAAAATGGAGAGATACCTGGAGAGAGCTTAAAGAGGAAGAATCCAGCAGACATTTATTGTCTATTTATTCAAAGTTGGGTTTAAACAAGTCATTAAAGAAGGACTGTGCACCTGATATCAATCCAGGATGACCCCAGTGAATTCTATACTGTTACGGTGTGGACAAATGTCCTCCTCATCCCCACCCCATTTCCACTCACATTGGCCCCATGGGACTTGCATCACTTTTCTTCCCATCACTCTTCTCCTCTGCCGTCACCCGCTCAGTGTTAAATCTCCAAATCTCCTTTGCACCAACTCCCTCTGGCTTTCCGCAGAGAACCAGCTGCACAGGGCAAggaaagaattcttttttttttttggccaacAAACAGACGGAAAGGTGATGCAATTGAATGAACAGTAAAACAGAGTGATCAACTGCATGCCATGTCCAAGCTGCTTCTATTGAGGTTTGTCTTTCACAGGGAATATTTGTACAAGAAATGAGATAGACACAGATAGGATGGGATAGATAGAATCACAGTGAAGGATTTGACAACAGAGTCCATCAGACTTTTGAGGAATGGAGCAAATTCCAGTCATCTCCCTGGGATAGATCAGCTAGGTAGTTGGGAGGTATCAACTTAAAATGAACAGGACTCGTGAGTATTTCACACATTGAGAATGGTTAACACACTCTCATTGATTTCTACCTTTGTCTTCAactgtttttttcacttttattgaCATTAATAAACAACTTTCAGactctgtgctttaaaaaaaaaaagaaagagataatgaaaaagtataagaagaaaaagaatagataGGAAGGGACAGATGGAATCACAGTGAAGGAGTTGACAACACAGTCCATCAGACTTTGGAGAGATGGAGCAaatttttatcagaaaatattCAACATAAAGGAGACAGCTCCAAAGAGCAAGAatccaaaatgtttttattgtctatttatttatagtttgtTTTATA
This genomic interval carries:
- the LOC107307462 gene encoding olfactory receptor 14J1-like — protein: MSNSSSISEFLLLPLADTRQLQLLHFWILLGIYLAALLGNGLISTAVACDRRLHTPMYFFLLNLALLDLGCISTTLPKALTNALWDTRAISYTGCAAQLFFFSFFLSAEYSLLTIMSYDRYVAICKPLHYGTLMDSRACATMAAAAWGTVLLYSLLHTASTFSLPLCQGNVVNQFFCEIPQILKLTCSASYLREVVFLIFGSSLFFGCFVFIVVSYVQIFMAVLRMPSEQGRHKSFSTCLPHLAVVSLFLITGFFAYLKPPSISSPLLDLTVALLYSVVPPTLNPIIYSMRNREIKHALRNVLQYTLFQLQ